One window of Geoalkalibacter sp. genomic DNA carries:
- a CDS encoding LysR family transcriptional regulator, whose translation MDLKQLSFFLEVAAAQGFTRAAEKLHIAQSALSISIGKLEDELGVVLFERGKRKVSLTAEGEVLAVHAREILQGVVKARQEIEDVRGLLKGEVNVGLTPMLSSFFFPKIIAEFKRSHPGLQIAVRGDSAWDIQRLVESGAIDLGIIVGPVPEELEAHHLVREEVVACVHRHHPYAQAKKLPLRTLLSQPLIHFKEGYSLREIIDELARKEGITPLVMAESNLFSLIRSLVKEELGLAFFLKMALARDAEVAAISCDPPLYLDLSIAWKKNARLSPANRAFLNFLIQEIDDYYQLRQAARTFPLP comes from the coding sequence ATGGATCTGAAGCAGTTGTCGTTTTTTCTCGAGGTCGCCGCCGCCCAAGGCTTTACCCGGGCCGCGGAAAAACTGCACATCGCCCAGTCCGCCCTGAGCATTTCCATCGGCAAGCTGGAGGATGAGCTGGGGGTGGTTCTCTTCGAGCGAGGCAAACGCAAGGTGTCCCTCACCGCCGAAGGCGAGGTGCTCGCCGTCCATGCCCGGGAAATTCTTCAGGGGGTGGTCAAGGCGCGTCAGGAAATCGAGGATGTGCGCGGACTGCTCAAGGGCGAGGTGAACGTTGGGCTGACGCCGATGCTGAGCAGCTTTTTCTTCCCGAAAATCATCGCGGAGTTCAAGCGCAGCCATCCGGGCTTGCAGATCGCCGTTCGCGGCGACAGCGCCTGGGACATTCAGCGGCTGGTCGAGTCCGGCGCCATCGACCTGGGGATCATCGTCGGCCCGGTGCCGGAGGAATTGGAAGCCCATCACCTGGTGCGCGAGGAGGTGGTCGCCTGCGTTCATCGCCACCATCCCTATGCCCAAGCGAAAAAACTCCCCTTGCGCACCTTGTTGAGCCAGCCCTTGATCCACTTCAAGGAGGGCTATTCGCTGCGGGAAATCATCGATGAGTTGGCCCGCAAGGAAGGCATCACGCCCCTGGTCATGGCCGAATCGAATCTGTTTTCCCTGATCCGCAGTCTTGTGAAGGAGGAACTCGGCTTGGCCTTTTTCCTGAAAATGGCCCTGGCGCGGGATGCCGAGGTGGCGGCCATTTCCTGCGACCCGCCGCTGTATCTCGATCTCTCCATCGCCTGGAAGAAAAACGCCCGCCTCTCGCCGGCCAATCGCGCTTTCCTGAACTTTCTGATCCAGGAAATCGACGACTATTACCAGCTGAGGCAAGCGGCGAGGACTTTTCCGTTGCCCTGA
- a CDS encoding cysteine desulfurase family protein, which produces MAIYLDCNATTPVEPAVATIVKRFLEKDFGNPASPIHDFGVFARAAVDHARQQIARVVEARPDEVIFTSGATESNNLAILGLVEEGARSGRRHVLTTAIEHKSVLEPCAELARLGFEVEILPARPDGRFDPQRVAKALRPDTLLVSTMQVNNETGVLQPIADLADILANHAAWWHVDAAQGFGKEFESLRLRRIDLIAVSGHKIYGPKGVGALIARKREKRLPPLRPLMYGGGQEQGLRAGTLPTPLIAGLGEAAKLALRHQQERREKCLAFRRRVIPALASLGARQNGDEAATLPHAVNVSLPGIPSDAAIQALKQVIAISSTSACTSHTSEPSHVLQAMGCSAEQVETSLRFSWCHLTEEVDWDEVTGILSNLRNNKGV; this is translated from the coding sequence ATGGCCATCTATCTGGACTGCAACGCGACGACACCGGTCGAGCCCGCCGTGGCGACGATCGTGAAACGGTTTCTCGAAAAGGATTTCGGCAATCCGGCCAGCCCGATCCATGACTTCGGAGTCTTTGCCCGCGCCGCCGTGGACCACGCGCGTCAGCAGATCGCCCGGGTGGTCGAGGCCCGACCCGACGAGGTGATCTTCACCAGCGGCGCCACCGAGAGCAACAATCTGGCGATTCTCGGGCTGGTCGAAGAGGGGGCGCGCAGCGGGCGCCGCCATGTGCTGACTACGGCCATCGAACACAAATCGGTGCTGGAACCCTGCGCCGAACTGGCACGCCTCGGCTTCGAGGTGGAGATCCTGCCGGCACGCCCGGACGGGCGCTTCGATCCGCAAAGGGTTGCCAAGGCCTTGCGCCCGGACACCCTGCTCGTCTCAACCATGCAGGTCAACAACGAGACGGGGGTTTTGCAGCCGATTGCGGATCTGGCCGACATCCTGGCGAATCACGCCGCCTGGTGGCATGTGGATGCCGCCCAGGGTTTCGGCAAGGAATTCGAATCCCTGCGCCTGCGTCGTATCGACCTGATCGCCGTCAGCGGGCACAAGATCTACGGCCCCAAGGGGGTCGGAGCGCTGATCGCCCGAAAACGCGAGAAACGCCTGCCGCCCCTGCGGCCCCTTATGTACGGCGGTGGGCAGGAGCAGGGATTACGGGCGGGCACCCTGCCGACACCGCTCATCGCGGGCCTGGGCGAAGCCGCCAAGCTTGCCCTGCGCCATCAGCAGGAGCGCCGCGAAAAATGCCTGGCCTTCAGGAGGCGAGTCATTCCCGCCCTGGCCTCTCTCGGCGCACGGCAAAACGGCGACGAGGCCGCGACCCTGCCCCATGCCGTCAATGTGTCGCTGCCGGGCATTCCCTCGGATGCGGCCATCCAGGCCCTCAAGCAGGTCATCGCCATCTCCAGCACTTCGGCCTGCACCTCCCACACCAGCGAACCAAGCCACGTGCTTCAGGCCATGGGGTGTTCGGCGGAACAAGTAGAGACCTCCCTGCGCTTCTCCTGGTGCCATCTGACCGAAGAGGTGGACTGGGACGAGGTGACGGGCATCCTTTCAAATTTGCGCAACAACAAAGGAGTTTGA